The window cgtcgtcggggcgatcggggcacggtggccgtgggaactacggtgaacggcggcgagcgcgctcgggcagaggggatcgaaggggagagggaggtggatctggcggggggaggcgcagaggccgagggacgagcgggggcgagtgggagagaggcccgaggaggcggggggagctggcgcccttatcctccccgtcgccggcgagggggtgcggcggggacggccactgttcgaccccggtcgggggaacagggaaggggacgcgggggggaGAGTGGGCTGGGGCGACTGGGCCGGGGGGGTCGGgggtggcggcccagtttgggccacgggtccagtggggggggaaagggccttctctcttttcttttttttgtctgttctgttttctgtttttctttttatttgtttattttcttttctgttttatttcatttaaaagtatttaggtattttataaaaatgtgttttctccaccataattaccagtgtattatttggcacccaccgaacatttttgtttaaacttttgaaaacttttatttttcactttaattatatttgaagcttgaactaggagtttgaaaggaaggtgattcaaatgtgatcaagccctgtttagcaacatgattagcttaatcacagggagttactgtagcatgattctcagggtgttacagaCTCTTCCGTTGCGCCGaactcaccagtacccaccttaccccctcgtgctattcctacagcagccccgattaatgatcatcgcatgcgtactagggccaaatcaggatttcatcaaccccaagaccgcctaaaccttcatacctccgtatctctcacttctctcccaaagaattacaaaactgctctacttgatcccaattgggtcgctgccatgcaagaagaatataatgctttacttcaaaacaacacctggcaacttgttcctcgtcctcccaatacaaatattgtttctggcaaatggatttttcgccaaaagttccactccgatgggagcctctcacgatataaagccaggtgggtttgtcgtggcttttctcagcaacaaggaattgattacgaagaaaccttctctcctgttgttaaacctagcaccattcgccccgttcttagtgttgttgtctcctcttcatggcccattcaccaacttgatgtgaaaaatgctttcctccatggttcccttcaagaaactgtctactgccagcaacctctgggttttgaaaatccatcctttccaactcatgtatgtcttcttcagaaatctctctacggtcttaaacaggccccacgagcttggtttcaacgcttctcctccttcattcaaaaaataggcttcactccatctctctccgacacctctctttttgtgtatcatcaaacttctgacactgcctatttacttctctatgtagatgatatcattcttaccgcctcctctcaaaagttcttagatcatattgtctcttttcttagatctgaattttctatgactgacctaggactccttcatcatttcttaggcattgctgttgttcgagattcctccagcctttttctttcccaacgccagtatattcttgatcttcttaatcgtgctggtatgattgactgtcaatcatctcgcactcctgtcgatactagttttaaactttcggctaccggtgaacccttttccgatcctactctctatcgtagcctaacagatgctctccaatatctcaccattactcgtcctgaaatctcttttgctgttcaacaagcatgtctctatatgcatgatccccgggttcctcactataatcatgttaaacgcattcttcggtatttaaaaggaactctcaatcatggtctccacctcaataattcttctccaaactcgcttaccgcatactctgatgcagactgggctggttgtcctgacactcgaaggtccacttccggtttttgtgtttttcttggtaacaatttgatttcttggtcttcgaaaagacaggttacagtctcacgttcgtcggccgaggctgagtatcgcgctgtggcacatgccgttgcagatacaatctggattcggcagttactctccgagctacataggcctattgagcaggccactattgtctactgtgacaacatatcagcagtctacatgaccagcaatccagttcaacaccgacgcacaaagcatattgagattgatattcattttgttcgtgaaaaggttgctcttggtcaggttcgggtgcttcatgttccctctacggctcagtttgctgacattttcaccgaggcactgcctactaagccgtttcaagatatctgtttcagtctcaacgtcgtcgagcctgccgttgatactgcggggggatgttagagtagtcattatggtatacgacttctagtccaagttagttttgtacccctaccccaagtcggtttgtaccctcttatatactcttgtatgccgcaccaaatcatcaataagcaacagttttattcagctttcagtGTGCGTGGTTCGGTTTTTTTTTAGGCAAGCGTGGTTCGGTTTGTGTTCGCTAGGACATATTAGCGCTTGTCTGGGCCCAAACAGCGTGGCCGGGTAGCCCATCTGGACAAACAACGGCCCTTTTTCATTTTTCCTGTGATTATTCCAGCGAAAACAGGCAGCCAGCGATTCTACTAAAAAATATTTAAAAAGGAAGCCGGCGATTCCTATTCCCCGCGCGGGTCGGGGGTTAGCGACCAAACGCGCAACCCCGCCCGCACAAATGGGTCGTCCCGTTAGTCTGTTCTACGCTTTTTcgtctgtttttttttcttttttagtttgtatttttttcttctttgcttttatttttatttcattTTAGTTTCCTTTTCGTTTTTCAAAGTCGCAAAATTTTATATAATTCTTAAACTCTTTTTAAAATCATAAAcaatttttgaattcatgaactttATTGAAAAAGGTGATCATTTTTTATAACTTGTGAACATTTTCAAAATTCGTCTTTTGTTTCAAAAtcataaaaaaattgaaagctGTGAACATTTGCAAACtcatgaacatattttgaaattcATGAGCATTTTCTGAATTCATGAAATTCTTAAActcgtgaacatttttcaaacacacgaagattttttaaatatatgaacattttttgaatccacaAAACTTTTTTGAATCCAAATGTTTTTAAAAAATTGCAATAATTTTCCAATATTCGTAACTTTTTTGAATTTGCGAACATTGTTTTGAATTCACGGTTTTTTTCCatattcatgaatattttttgaatttacgAACATTTTCCCaaattcatgaacaatttttgaatttgCTCTCATGCCAATTGCCagcactctctctctctcgcgcgcgcacgcgcgcgcgcacacacacacggAAAAGAAAGATTAGGGGAGGAAGACACACTGAAGTTGTTGTGAAGCGCACTGAATGCTGCTTTTCTCTCTTCCTTTTATTTCTCAACAGAAAACAAACGTGTCATAGAGGTGGCTCTCCTACTTGATTGTGTTATCCCACGACCAAGAACAAGTCCAACAGCCCTACTAGTGCGCTTTGGGATCGTGCATACCATGTCCTCAGGCTATACTAACACAAAGCTAAAAAAAGCTAACTAAAATCGAACTTTGCCACGGCGACTAGATAGCGCTGCCATGGCAGCGGAACGGGACTGTTGTTGTCACCCTTGTTTATTGCCAATCCCTTAAATATGAGTTAGATATGGAGGGTGCCGGACAACATGAACGTATAGACCGATTTGCGTGATCCGATTGAGTCGCAAAAAAGTGACCGGTCAACGACGTTTGGGGGCCACAATGTGGGCTTTGATTGTAGACGCTCTTACTACGACCCAGCATCGAGAGGCGACTTCTAGTTCGAACTGTTGGCATAAGCCATGCCATGTGCGGTGGCGACCCGCATTAGGTGCGCCAGGTCCGTACGTGTCCGTGTATGCATGGGAGAGGCAGCCCGATCGTATGTGTGCTGTGACAGTTCGTGCATGCATGTAGTTGGGTTAGTGGTCGCAGGTGGTGGCCGAGCCATACGGGTCATACGTGCACCTATTCTAGTGGTGGTTGGATTACTACGTGTGTGTGAGTTAGTTGCCGGGTTGGtgatgcgtgcgtgtgtgtatctCAGGTATAAAAGGCCCTGTGTGTATTGGTTGTGAGTTGCGGCGGTGAGTTGCCAAGCCAAGAGTTTGAGCTCAAAGAAAAGAGTCAATTACTTCACTGGTGCTAGAACTTGACATAAATAATCACTTTAGTGACAGAATTTGTGGTTTACATATAAGTGGTTCAAGAACTTGGCTTGACGGTGCGAATACGGTGTTGTATACGCCTGCAGCTCTGACTTGCCGTTACAGCATGGCGAGGAGCCCACTTTCAGTGGTCGAAAGGTTTGGGCCGGGCGTGTAGCCTGTTTATTTTTCAAAAAGCCCTTGATATATTTTCTCTCTCACAAAAAGTACAGAAAAGAAAATGGACGCCAGATGTTTGAACCGGCGACATGCTGGTTGCGCGAGCGGCCAGAACACCTAGGCAGACTTTACATATTCTTTATATATCGATTGAACATTTTTAATCCCAAAAATCAGTGCATCAACGGTCATTCGAATCGGGAACCTCATCAGGGTAAATAAATGCCCTGGCATTCCACCGCAACTGACAAGACAACTTATTTTGATGTAAATTACACTTTATGAATATAACACAACGCGATCGTGTGACTAAACTGAATTGCAATTAGCACAACCATTTTCAACATTATAAATTTTTGCATTTTTTAAATTTTGTAAGAATTATGTAAACTATAACATGTGTTCTAAATAATATACATATAAATAAAATAAGCTACATTGAAAATGTTCATACAACATCAAAACATATCCACGTACTAATTTGACAAAAATCCACAATTAAATTTTATGACTATATAACACAAAACGATTGTGTGGCTAAACTGAACTGTAGTCAGTGCGGACAATTTcaacattttagttttttgcattttaaattttttttaaattataaTGATGTGTTAAAAATAATGTAcatgcaaataaaataaattacaTTGAAAATGTTCATATAATATCAAAACATATCCTTGCACTAAATTTAACAAAAAACCCATATAATTAACTTATGAATTTAAAAAAAACTATGATTTAAAACTTGTTCACATTTTAAGAAAATATTAAATTActtttatattatatatatatttaaataaatTCGTAAATATGTTAATTTTTTCCTGATTTTCAATATCATATTCATGTAGTATATAAAAGTGATCATGGTTTGAAAATTTTAGGTTattttaaaaatagttcatatgtTTTAATAAATTTTGTGTGTTTTCTCAAAAATTACATACTTCTAACTAAAATTAAATATTAaatatgtaagaaaaataaataCGAGCCTAGTGTGCCACCGGATTGCAGATTCTGATTGTGTACTATTTAAATCATATATTTTTTATAattcataaatattttaaattgtATGAATATGTTTTAAAATAACACATGAATTCTCTTTAAAAGGACATGaaattttgaattatgcatagCGAAATTATACTTTTAAACAAGAGACGTCTTGTGTTGGGGGGGTATGCCCGGGTATTTAACTTGCTGTATTTTATTTACTGGATTATAAAGTTCTTAAGTTAAATTGTTCATCCTAAAGTATATAAAGCTTATATATCTTAGTGTGTTGTCAAATCGAACACGTTGTGCTGGATAGCCAACCGCACAGGTAACCTGTAGGCCATTATTTCGAATCTCAGGAGTAGCATTTTCCTCTTATGTACAATTACTTTGGAGCAACTTTGTTGGGAGCGAAACAAAATATCGAGGGGCTTTTTGCAAAAAGACAGTCCACACGCCCTGCCCTCCTCTCCCCTCCCCTTCATCCCACTGACAGCGGGCCTCACACCAAGCTGGCGCACCCGGTCAACGCAAGGGGCGTATACAATACCGTATTTGCACCGTCAAGCCAAGTTCTTAAACCACTTATATGTACACCACAAGTTCTAGCACTAAAGTGATCATCTGTGCCAAGTTCTAGCACCTTTGGTGTAATTGGCTCCAAAGAAAAAGAACGTCGTTTGTCGGTGAGGCGTTCGTCGCCGGAAAACATCCCTGTGTTACTCCTTCTTCCACCTTCGTCTGAGTgagtgagagagagaaagagctggGCCGGGGTTTGTCCCAACACGAACAGTATTGAGAAGTCCTTGTTCATACATGTATGGCAGTGATACACTGCCATAGTACCACCCACGTTTTGTATGTTTCTAAAGAGCTTGACAGCGAGTTAGACTTGTCTGTCGGAGAGCTGTTAGGTTGATTTCTCTCCCGTTCGAACCCAACGGGTCGAACGGGCCCCTGACTCGCGCCCTGACCGGGGGCGCCCAACAACCATGGTTGGTGGGCCCCTATGACCCGCGCTATATAAACAGAGGTGGGGGCCGGGGCATGACTCACGAGGTTAATCGCTGCCACAATCCCCACCTACaatccctaccgatctagggttagcgcggtgctcacgggaagctccaccaccaccgccgTCCACTCTCTGTCCACATCGTAACCGGCCCCTACTTCACCATGGCCGGCGCTGGATCGAGCTTGTCTGGACAGGCAGAAGGTAGGTTCACCGGAATGATCTAACCTATCCGATCCAAAGCAATCTATCAATGGTATCAGCCAGATCGGGTTAGACTTTTTCGGTTGAAAAGAAATCACAGAAAGAATCCCTCCCCTCCCAAAGAACCCTAAACCCAACAGAAAAAGAGGGAAAAGAAAAGTTGTGCCGCCGCAACGGCCGCGCCGTTCCTCTCGATCCTGAATCGCATCGGCACGCCGAGGATCCGGGACGAAGAACACTACCTCGCAAGGGGCAAAGGGCACCACCACCGAGCCGCTTGACGGCGGCGCGCTCTCCTTCGGAAGCTCGCGCGCGCCGGCAAGGGGGACGGgggcgccgccgccgcatctGAGATCcgcacctctctctctctctctgtgttgCTAGAAGAGGGAGGAGAGGAAAGGGGAAAACAACAGAAAAGGAAAGGGCGGCGCAGTGCGCCGCTGTGGCCGTCGACGCTGTCGTTGGCGACCGGCCCGACGAGAACGTCACGAGAAGCGAGCTGCGCTCGAGAGAGGGAAAGGGGAAAAGGAATGGAAAGGCTCGCGCGGCGCGGTGGTGAACGCCGTCGCAAGTGGCCGGCGCTCTCCCGCGGTGGCGCTCGACGCTGTTGCCGGCGAAGTCCCGTGCGGGACAGAGGCGAGCGGCGCGTGCGAGGCGAAGAGGAGAAAGAGTGGCGCTAGGTTTCGGTCGGGGCCAGCTGCCGCTGATTTTGTTCGACCGAACGGCACGGACGATCGTCCGATTCAACCGAACGGCTGAGATTGAAACCCTAGCGCCAGACTGGGCTTTTGGGCCGAAAGTGGGAGCCGACTGGGCTCAGtccgccagccgccgcgggcgcgCTGGGCTCAGGCCGCAGCTTAGCCGCATGCACTAGGCTGTGCTGCCGCTAAATTTTTGTCTTTACAGAGAATAGCAAATTTTTATAAAaataaatgttcatgaattttacaaaataaataataaagttcatgattttttatTCGGTCAAAGAAAATTTTCTGTAAAGAGTAAAAAGTTCGTGAATTGTTATTCATGTTTCTCCGCTGCGTAAATAATTAATAGTGCTCTTttataaagaaaataaaagtttagaTAGAATTATGTTTTTAAGAGCATGTTAAAGTGATTATTAAAACGAAGATGATTATGTTATTTTTATGACCAACGTTGTTAATAccatgatcatgttttattattgaAATTTAAAGGTGCATTTATTTCTAATTTTTGCCCAACGGTAATATAGATTTAATTGCATAGACAATTATAtgtttaatttgaccaacgtTAGATTAATGCATATGATTGTTATATTGATGTCACTTAAATTGTGATTTTAGGAGGCTTTCACTTGATGAGTTGCCTAAAAGATGTCCCGACACTCAGAGGTGACAATCACACTGAGTGGAGGAAGAAAGTTGAACTGGCATTTGTCTGTGCTGATCTGGACTGGGTTCTGGATGAACCACAGCCGGTCAGACCTACAGAGCCAGTAAGAGAGGCCACTGATGATGATGCTGCGTGGACTAAAAAGAGGGGGGATTATGCTCCTTTGGAGATGTCCTACATCATAGAAAACGAAAAGTGGGTCAATGCAAACAAAAAGTGCATGTCCTTTATAAAGAATACAATTGAGAGCGCCATTGTGGGCTCCATTGCAGAGTGCACTTTCGCAGGGGAGTTGCTTTCAAAGATAAAGAGCCAGTTCACTGGCTCTTCAAAGATATATGCCACCCAGGTGTTAGAGCAACTGGTGACAGAACGCTACACAGGTGGTAGTCATGGAATAAGAGAGCACATCCTCAGGATGAGCAATATGGCAATGGCAGCAAAGCTCCAGCCCATGGATGCGGATTTGGAGATCAAACCAGTGCTCCTGGTCCACCTTGTCATGGCTTCACTGCCGAAGGAGTTTGAAGCTTTTGTTGTGAAGTACAACATGTCACCTGGAACATGGGACATTGAAAAGACAATAGCAATGTGTGTCCAAGAAGAGGACAGACTCAAAGCCTCACATGATGGTACACTCAACTATGTGAAGGGTCACAAGAAAAAGAAttacaatcaaaacaacaaaagTTCTCCTTCAAAGCCACAAGGAAAAGCTTCCTATCAGCATCAGCGTCAGCAACAGCCTTTCCCAGTGGACAAAGACAATTGTCTCCACTGTAAGAAGACCGGGCATTACAAGAAAGACTGTCCTGATTGCTAAAGTCAATCATGGCAAAAAGAGGTAACAATATAGTTTCATTTGTAAATGAATCCCTGTATGCACAGTTTTCAAAATCCACTTCTGGACTGACTCGGGAGCAACTGTTCATGTTGCAAATTCTTTATAGGGATTCCATTCGACGCGGACTACGCTAAGAAGCGAAAGACGCATTGAAGTGGCGAACGGAGTTGAAGCAGAAGTTGAAGCTGTCGGTGATATCTCCTTGGAGTTAGCTGATGGATTCAATCTTCTACTTAGAGATGTTTTATTTGTTCCATCATGGCATAGAAACTTAATAAGTGTTTCTTGTTTGGACAAAGATAATTATGAATGTTATTTTGGGCATGGCAAGTGTGCCATTTGGTTAAATAATGCTTATGTGGGTGATGCTTTACTACATGATGAGCTTTATTTGTTATCACTTCGTGAAAAAGTTTATTCCGTTTGCAATGTGAAAGAACATGTTTCCGCGTCGAATaaagaacaaaagaaaagaaaaagaacat is drawn from Aegilops tauschii subsp. strangulata cultivar AL8/78 chromosome 1, Aet v6.0, whole genome shotgun sequence and contains these coding sequences:
- the LOC141028027 gene encoding uncharacterized protein, with translation MSCLKDVPTLRGDNHTEWRKKVELAFVCADLDWVLDEPQPVRPTEPVREATDDDAAWTKKRGDYAPLEMSYIIENEKWVNANKKCMSFIKNTIESAIVGSIAECTFAGELLSKIKSQFTGSSKIYATQVLEQLVTERYTGGSHGIREHILRMSNMAMAAKLQPMDADLEIKPVLLVHLVMASLPKEFEAFVVKYNMSPGTWDIEKTIAMCVQEEDRLKASHDGTLNYVKGHKKKNYNQNNKSSPSKPQGKASYQHQRQQQPFPVDKDNCLHCKKTGHYKKDCPDC